Proteins from a genomic interval of Xanthomonas sp. AM6:
- a CDS encoding FkbM family methyltransferase has product MNILTHRCSEPDLLDACTKADGVLFLAPSSHLGRIYATRVATALARLSPGTRMIALDDTLHAQGAAAAGFDEVLPTQAYRTEARFADLPTVNCANSLSVWLHFDELSSGGNGRQIDLPELLYALDITLVYQTGRVTREQTLAHAIQFAALRGRFADALSAQTLDALLQLRTNGDRRALLDVICPLEQEYFSVFRADAHPIRLGVDEHYVDIGAYDGDTVKKFRIASRHAYASIHAFEPDPANFVAMQRNLVADGGRTVLHNLAASDSGHPLAFSASGNMGSRVEAGGSVQVPGARLDDVLDQVTLLKMDVEGFEPQVLRGAAELIGKCRPRMAITCYHHALDLLDIVAVLDQIYPNARLRLRHYSMFFYDTILYVE; this is encoded by the coding sequence ATGAATATCCTGACCCACCGTTGTAGCGAACCGGACCTGCTCGATGCCTGCACCAAGGCCGACGGCGTCTTGTTCCTGGCGCCCAGCTCCCATCTGGGCCGGATCTATGCCACGCGCGTGGCCACCGCGCTCGCCAGGTTGTCGCCGGGTACCAGGATGATCGCGCTGGACGACACGTTGCATGCGCAAGGCGCGGCGGCCGCAGGCTTCGACGAGGTGCTGCCGACGCAGGCCTACCGGACCGAGGCAAGGTTCGCGGACCTGCCAACGGTGAACTGCGCAAACTCACTTTCGGTCTGGCTGCACTTCGACGAGTTGTCGAGCGGCGGCAACGGCCGCCAAATCGACCTACCTGAACTGCTGTATGCGCTGGATATCACGCTTGTCTATCAGACCGGCCGGGTGACGCGCGAGCAGACGCTGGCGCATGCAATACAGTTCGCCGCCTTGCGCGGACGTTTTGCCGATGCGCTGAGCGCGCAGACGCTGGACGCATTGCTGCAGCTGCGGACGAACGGCGATCGACGTGCCTTGCTCGACGTCATCTGTCCGCTGGAGCAGGAATACTTCTCGGTATTCCGGGCCGACGCGCATCCGATCCGGCTCGGCGTCGACGAACACTATGTGGATATCGGCGCTTACGACGGCGATACGGTGAAAAAATTCAGGATCGCCAGCCGCCACGCCTACGCCTCCATCCATGCGTTCGAGCCCGACCCGGCCAATTTCGTCGCCATGCAGCGCAATCTGGTTGCCGATGGCGGCCGCACCGTCCTGCACAACCTCGCCGCGTCCGACTCCGGGCACCCGCTGGCGTTCTCGGCTAGCGGCAACATGGGCAGCCGCGTCGAAGCCGGCGGCAGCGTCCAGGTCCCAGGCGCGCGCCTGGACGATGTGCTCGACCAGGTCACTCTGCTGAAAATGGACGTGGAGGGCTTCGAGCCGCAGGTACTACGCGGTGCGGCGGAGTTGATCGGCAAATGCCGTCCGCGTATGGCCATCACCTGCTATCACCATGCCCTGGACCTGCTGGACATCGTCGCCGTGCTCGACCAGATCTATCCGAACGCGCGCCTACGGCTGCGCCACTACTCGATGTTCTTCTACGACACCATCCTCTACGTGGAGTGA
- a CDS encoding methyltransferase domain-containing protein: MNAPKLHIGCASIRLDGYINIDSRQTQATDHVCHAGAIAIVAPGSVAEIYSRHMLEHLDPNEARETLRHWHQLLAPAGVLHVVVPDILFHARQLLGLERSTLADQNLHAFAGFWGWRDEARGGDREDAHRWGYSEQSLTAVLTDVGFASVRRLLDGPDSDPWHLNLIARKDADPGVREADVPEA, from the coding sequence ATGAACGCGCCAAAGCTGCATATCGGCTGTGCCTCGATACGACTCGACGGCTACATCAACATCGACTCCCGGCAGACGCAGGCAACCGATCATGTCTGCCATGCCGGGGCTATCGCGATCGTCGCCCCCGGCAGCGTCGCCGAGATCTATTCGCGGCATATGCTGGAACACCTCGACCCGAACGAAGCGCGAGAAACACTGCGGCACTGGCACCAACTGCTTGCGCCGGCAGGCGTGCTTCACGTGGTGGTCCCTGACATCCTGTTCCACGCTCGCCAGTTGCTTGGCCTGGAGCGCAGCACCCTGGCAGACCAGAACTTGCATGCCTTCGCTGGTTTCTGGGGATGGCGCGACGAGGCGCGCGGCGGCGACCGGGAGGATGCGCATCGTTGGGGCTACAGCGAGCAATCCTTGACTGCCGTCCTCACTGACGTCGGCTTTGCCTCGGTGCGCAGGCTGCTGGACGGCCCGGACAGCGATCCCTGGCACCTGAACTTGATTGCGCGAAAGGACGCTGATCCTGGCGTTCGGGAAGCCGACGTTCCGGAAGCGTGA
- a CDS encoding aromatic ring-hydroxylating dioxygenase subunit alpha encodes MPRHALDAEHYISEHSLRLEQQRLFGKLWNFVGFSSMVRERNQFFSRQVGGVPVLVQRTDAGIRAFLNQCPHRQSAIQIEAQGKRPLVCPYHAWSFGPEGELRGIPNSGLYQFSAEEKAGICLTRFHLEQVGQLLFVNFSDDPLPLEEQFAPDYLENLRNAASHLDTQIIYSCHRVRYNWKLNMENVKDYNHVPFVHPKTFSPLMMEASKPSAGVERAADVPSAVVQLLQASACPALSELSFPVKAPITPQDNWFRALCDVYGEESAYYNWFVYPNVNFCSVRGEYFLLQQYDPVSAHETDYHLWVMTARRKSEHTDFTALLSNLIRGERTVIAEDTVLLERMQAGFGAHSPRFMHGDYETQLVRQHLWYRANVLGEPA; translated from the coding sequence ATGCCCCGCCATGCACTCGATGCCGAGCACTACATCAGCGAGCACAGCCTGCGGCTGGAACAGCAGAGGCTGTTCGGCAAGCTGTGGAACTTCGTCGGCTTTTCCTCGATGGTGCGCGAACGCAACCAGTTTTTCTCGCGCCAGGTGGGCGGCGTGCCGGTGTTGGTCCAGCGCACCGATGCGGGCATCCGCGCTTTCCTCAACCAATGCCCGCATCGCCAGTCGGCGATCCAGATCGAAGCGCAGGGCAAGCGCCCGCTGGTCTGCCCCTATCACGCTTGGTCGTTCGGCCCCGAGGGCGAGTTGCGCGGGATACCCAACTCCGGCCTGTACCAGTTCAGTGCCGAAGAGAAAGCCGGCATCTGCCTGACCCGATTTCACTTGGAACAGGTCGGCCAGTTGCTGTTCGTGAATTTTTCCGACGACCCGCTGCCGCTGGAGGAACAATTCGCGCCGGACTATCTGGAGAACCTGCGCAACGCGGCCTCGCACCTGGATACGCAGATCATCTACAGCTGCCACCGCGTGCGCTACAACTGGAAGTTGAACATGGAGAACGTCAAGGACTACAACCATGTCCCGTTCGTTCATCCCAAGACGTTCAGCCCACTGATGATGGAGGCGAGCAAGCCCTCCGCCGGCGTCGAGCGCGCCGCGGACGTGCCCTCCGCAGTGGTGCAGCTCCTACAGGCGTCTGCGTGCCCGGCGTTGAGCGAACTGAGCTTTCCGGTCAAGGCGCCAATCACGCCGCAGGACAACTGGTTCCGCGCGCTGTGCGACGTCTACGGCGAGGAATCGGCCTACTACAACTGGTTCGTCTATCCCAACGTGAACTTCTGCAGCGTGCGCGGCGAGTACTTCCTGCTGCAACAGTACGACCCGGTGTCGGCGCACGAAACCGACTACCACCTGTGGGTAATGACCGCGCGCCGAAAGAGCGAGCACACTGATTTCACCGCGCTGTTGAGCAACTTGATCCGCGGCGAGCGCACCGTCATCGCCGAGGACACGGTGCTGCTGGAACGCATGCAGGCCGGCTTCGGCGCGCATTCGCCGCGCTTCATGCACGGCGACTACGAAACGCAGCTGGTGCGGCAGCACCTGTGGTATCGCGCCAACGTGCTGGGAGAGCCGGCATGA
- the fliF gene encoding flagellar basal-body MS-ring/collar protein FliF — protein sequence MALALSKETLNGEKAGAWFDRLQSLQITRRIGLMAMIAVAVAAGLFVFFWSQKPAYTPLYTGLDEKGTAEATDLLRTAQIPFKLDPATGAITVPEDKLYDARLKLAGSGLTDTGNMGFEVMEKDPGFGVSQFVENARYQHALETELARTIASLRPVREARVHLAIPKPSAFTRQREVASASVVLELRGGTTLERNQVDAIVNMVASSIPDLSPERVTVVDQSGRMLTIADPNSDAALNAAQFEQVRRQEASYNQRIRELLEPMTGPGRVNPEVSVDMDFSVTEEARELYNGEPPKLRSEQVSDSSTAAAGPQGVPGATSNSPPGAAVPGQPAPAAGAAGAAPGATQQAAAATPTESSKSATRNYELDRTLQHTRQPPGRIKRVSVAVLVDHVPRPGAKGKTVEQALSAAELTRIEGLVKQAVGFDAERGDTVSVMNAPFVREAPEAADKPGWWEDPRVMNALRLLLGAAVVLALLFGVLRPALRQIAGPAPAKGKDKSEPQNADVSMLDDEDPLLPSLAEDTARIAGGARPAAIALPDAYEERLRLAREAVKQDSKRVAQVVKGWVANEA from the coding sequence ATGGCCCTTGCGCTCAGCAAAGAAACCCTCAACGGCGAAAAGGCAGGCGCCTGGTTCGATCGCCTGCAGAGCCTGCAGATCACCCGCCGCATCGGCCTGATGGCGATGATCGCGGTGGCGGTGGCCGCCGGCCTGTTCGTGTTCTTCTGGTCGCAGAAGCCGGCCTACACCCCGCTGTACACCGGCCTGGACGAAAAGGGCACGGCCGAGGCCACCGACCTGCTGCGCACCGCGCAGATCCCGTTCAAGCTCGACCCGGCCACCGGCGCGATCACCGTGCCGGAGGACAAGCTCTACGATGCGCGCCTGAAGCTGGCCGGCTCCGGCCTGACCGACACCGGCAACATGGGCTTCGAGGTGATGGAGAAGGACCCGGGCTTCGGCGTCAGCCAGTTCGTCGAGAACGCGCGCTACCAGCACGCGCTGGAGACCGAACTGGCGCGCACCATCGCCAGCCTGCGCCCGGTGCGCGAGGCGCGGGTGCACCTGGCCATTCCCAAGCCCAGCGCGTTCACCCGCCAGCGCGAGGTGGCCAGCGCCTCGGTGGTGCTGGAACTGCGCGGCGGCACCACCCTGGAACGCAACCAGGTCGATGCGATCGTCAACATGGTCGCCTCCAGCATCCCCGACCTGTCGCCGGAACGGGTCACCGTGGTCGACCAGAGCGGGCGCATGCTGACCATCGCCGACCCGAACAGCGACGCGGCCCTGAACGCGGCCCAGTTCGAGCAGGTGCGGCGCCAGGAAGCTTCTTATAACCAACGCATCCGCGAACTGCTGGAGCCGATGACCGGCCCCGGCCGGGTCAACCCGGAAGTCAGCGTGGACATGGACTTCTCGGTCACCGAGGAAGCGCGCGAGCTGTACAACGGCGAGCCGCCGAAGCTGCGCAGCGAGCAGGTCAGCGACAGCAGCACCGCCGCGGCCGGCCCGCAGGGCGTGCCCGGCGCGACCAGCAATTCCCCGCCCGGCGCGGCCGTGCCCGGCCAGCCGGCGCCTGCCGCAGGTGCCGCCGGCGCCGCCCCCGGCGCGACCCAGCAGGCCGCCGCCGCGACCCCGACCGAAAGTTCCAAGAGCGCGACCCGCAACTACGAGCTGGACCGCACCCTGCAGCACACCCGACAGCCGCCGGGCCGGATCAAGCGCGTGTCGGTGGCGGTGCTGGTCGACCACGTGCCGCGGCCGGGTGCCAAGGGCAAGACGGTCGAGCAGGCGCTCAGCGCCGCCGAACTGACCCGGATCGAAGGCCTGGTCAAGCAGGCGGTCGGCTTCGACGCCGAGCGCGGCGACACCGTGTCGGTGATGAACGCCCCGTTCGTGCGCGAAGCGCCGGAAGCGGCGGACAAGCCCGGTTGGTGGGAAGATCCGCGGGTGATGAACGCGTTGCGCCTGCTGCTCGGCGCGGCGGTGGTGCTGGCCCTGCTGTTCGGCGTGCTGCGCCCGGCGCTGCGCCAGATCGCCGGCCCGGCGCCGGCCAAGGGCAAGGACAAGTCCGAACCGCAGAACGCCGACGTGTCGATGCTGGACGATGAGGACCCGCTGCTGCCGTCGCTGGCCGAGGACACCGCGCGCATCGCCGGCGGCGCCCGTCCCGCGGCGATCGCCCTGCCCGACGCCTACGAGGAGCGTCTGCGCCTGGCGCGCGAAGCGGTCAAGCAGGATTCCAAGCGTGTTGCGCAAGTCGTGAAGGGATGGGTCGCCAATGAAGCCTGA
- a CDS encoding acetyltransferase, producing MKSLVLLGEGAALEEAQRTAHDCGLAHACLQLTAADHYNFDLGELLAGYAADATEVFVALDERAVNHARHKLLADVRLAGYRVIDLVSPHAHVDAGVRLMGNVHVGPGCNLASGTRIGPGSWLERQVIVERDVRLAACVTLHAGVHLGHGVEVGQGSTLGRGSIARDKAKVGRHCEWLLPGELPDLLPDRCFYDALMPQGAQILT from the coding sequence ATGAAGTCGCTCGTGTTGCTGGGCGAAGGCGCCGCGTTGGAAGAGGCGCAGCGTACCGCGCACGACTGCGGACTGGCCCATGCGTGTCTGCAGCTGACCGCAGCCGACCACTACAACTTCGATCTCGGCGAATTGCTGGCGGGCTACGCCGCCGACGCCACCGAGGTATTCGTCGCGCTCGACGAACGCGCGGTCAACCATGCGCGCCACAAGTTACTGGCCGACGTACGCCTGGCCGGCTACCGCGTGATCGATCTGGTCTCGCCGCATGCCCACGTCGATGCCGGCGTGCGGCTGATGGGCAACGTGCATGTCGGGCCGGGCTGCAACCTGGCGTCCGGCACCCGCATCGGCCCCGGCAGCTGGCTGGAGCGGCAGGTGATCGTCGAACGGGACGTGCGCCTGGCTGCGTGCGTGACGCTGCATGCCGGCGTTCACCTCGGGCACGGCGTGGAGGTTGGCCAAGGCAGCACGCTAGGCCGCGGCAGCATCGCGCGGGATAAGGCGAAAGTGGGCCGGCACTGCGAATGGCTATTGCCTGGCGAGCTGCCAGACCTGTTGCCAGACCGCTGTTTCTACGACGCCCTGATGCCGCAGGGCGCGCAGATCCTGACTTGA
- a CDS encoding glycosyltransferase, translating into MPAYKFRYFERALDSVLGQTYAALELVICDDNPDGTIAAAVERKRAAARFPIRYQRNPSRLGELGSTIKGIGLAQGEYIKFLHDDDVLEPDCVAALVHAMQAGPNVVLASSRRQRIGSDDAPLPDIHATSFPFAGDVVLDGPELLSFLADHTINFIGEPSCVLCRRQDLVEIGDQLMMLDGRTIHWVGDLALYAKLLHRGNLALLARPLTRFRVSQEQFSQAGRDRPGIGDQGHEDFRRGVRAMGWYRGDGDARLVRVAALDGGEAQPVDLLQAIQAAYARGRAQLALLDWQARRQLPPAKQALLEARLAELGGGATIAVLLDARGADAAALEASLRSLLLDGVAFATLRVAVLGDPAATPWPDARVRHLPLAPGQDAAGRNAALAGLGDAEWFLRASAGTRFCAGGLLRLVLELAQHPQCSALYADEWLALDGQTLAPVLRPDPDLDLLLGNPLATAGHWVFRRALVQELGGFDPAHDGASELELILRLFLRDAGAGIAHLPEPLLIAPPADAAAGAEARRHAVASHLQARGYADARVEVLPGGLHRIDYAHAQQAPVSIVSIAQDNLPALQRLVVGLLEHTAYPAYELLLVDNASTSPAVGQWLQAVAELGNGRIRVFALEQRVAPAEARNLAATQAQGDYLLFLDADSAVVQGRWLHELMNHAQRPEVGIVGAKGVSADATISHAGLLPGLLPGAGHAFAGEPMAQAGYLGRLQVAHRYSAVSERCMLVRRELFQRLSGFDAAGFADGGADVDLCLRAAALGEWTVWTPEALLLQPPAPPRPESADDALLQRWLPALAHDPAYSPSLGLEQAGGFKLGESEFSWQPLSWKPLPRILAHPGDAFGSGHYRVIQPFQALAEAGRIDGVYYARLLDPVEMARVAPDAVVVQRRVGDAELAKMERMGRFSSAFKVYELDDYLPNLPLKSVHREQMPKDVLRSLRRAATLVDRVVVSTPALADALAGLHADIRVVLNRLDPRMWGELPLTARTATGGKPRVGWAGGASHTGDLELIADVVQALAGEVHWVFMGMCPERLRPHVAEVHPGVDFERYPQALAALRLDLALAPLEDNLFNRCKSNLRLLEYGACGYPVVASDLAPYQGALPATLVKNRFRDWVNAIRMHLADAQARAAAGAALHAAVRRDWMLDGANLQAWRAAWLPD; encoded by the coding sequence ATGCCGGCCTACAAGTTCCGGTACTTCGAGCGAGCGCTGGACAGCGTGCTCGGGCAGACCTACGCGGCGCTGGAACTGGTGATCTGCGACGACAACCCCGATGGCACGATCGCCGCGGCGGTGGAGCGCAAGCGTGCCGCGGCGCGCTTCCCGATCCGCTACCAGCGCAACCCCAGCCGCCTGGGCGAGCTAGGCAGCACCATCAAGGGCATCGGCCTGGCCCAGGGTGAGTACATCAAGTTCCTGCACGACGACGATGTGCTGGAGCCGGACTGCGTCGCCGCGCTGGTCCACGCCATGCAGGCGGGCCCGAATGTGGTGCTGGCCTCGTCGCGCCGGCAGCGCATCGGCAGCGACGATGCGCCGCTGCCCGACATCCACGCCACCAGCTTCCCGTTCGCCGGCGACGTGGTGCTCGACGGCCCCGAACTGCTGTCCTTCCTCGCCGACCACACCATCAACTTCATCGGCGAGCCCAGCTGCGTGCTGTGCCGGCGCCAGGACCTGGTGGAGATCGGCGACCAGTTGATGATGCTCGATGGCCGCACGATCCACTGGGTCGGCGACCTGGCCCTGTACGCCAAGCTCCTGCACCGCGGCAACCTGGCGCTGCTGGCCAGGCCGCTGACCCGCTTCCGCGTGTCGCAGGAGCAATTCAGCCAGGCCGGCCGCGACCGGCCGGGGATCGGCGACCAGGGCCACGAGGATTTCCGCCGCGGCGTGCGTGCGATGGGCTGGTACCGCGGCGACGGCGACGCGCGCCTGGTCCGCGTCGCCGCGCTGGACGGCGGCGAGGCGCAGCCGGTCGACCTGCTGCAGGCGATCCAGGCCGCGTATGCGCGCGGCCGCGCGCAGCTGGCGTTGCTGGACTGGCAGGCGCGGCGGCAGCTGCCGCCGGCCAAGCAGGCGCTGCTGGAGGCGCGCCTGGCGGAACTGGGCGGCGGCGCGACGATCGCGGTGTTGCTCGATGCGCGCGGCGCGGACGCGGCCGCGCTGGAGGCGAGCCTGCGCAGCCTGCTGCTGGACGGTGTGGCCTTCGCCACGCTGCGCGTGGCCGTGCTCGGCGACCCGGCGGCCACGCCGTGGCCGGATGCGCGGGTCCGGCACCTGCCGCTGGCGCCCGGCCAGGACGCGGCGGGCCGCAACGCCGCGCTGGCCGGACTCGGCGACGCCGAGTGGTTCCTGCGCGCCAGCGCCGGCACCCGCTTCTGCGCCGGCGGCCTGCTGCGGCTGGTGCTGGAACTGGCGCAGCATCCGCAGTGCAGCGCGCTGTACGCCGACGAGTGGCTGGCGCTGGACGGGCAGACGCTGGCGCCGGTGCTGCGCCCGGATCCGGATCTGGACCTGCTGCTGGGCAATCCGCTGGCCACCGCCGGCCATTGGGTCTTCCGCCGCGCGCTGGTGCAGGAGCTGGGCGGATTCGATCCCGCCCACGACGGCGCCAGCGAACTGGAGCTGATCCTGCGCCTGTTCCTGCGCGACGCCGGCGCCGGCATCGCGCACCTGCCCGAGCCGCTGCTGATCGCGCCGCCGGCCGATGCCGCCGCCGGCGCCGAGGCACGCCGGCATGCGGTCGCCAGCCACCTGCAGGCACGCGGCTACGCCGACGCCAGGGTCGAGGTTCTGCCCGGCGGCCTGCATCGCATCGACTACGCCCACGCCCAGCAGGCGCCGGTCTCGATCGTGAGCATCGCCCAGGACAATCTGCCGGCACTGCAACGCCTCGTGGTCGGCCTGCTCGAGCACACCGCCTACCCCGCCTACGAACTGCTGCTGGTCGACAACGCCAGCACCTCGCCGGCGGTCGGCCAGTGGCTGCAGGCGGTGGCCGAGCTGGGCAACGGCCGCATCCGCGTGTTCGCGCTGGAGCAGCGGGTCGCGCCGGCCGAGGCGCGCAATCTCGCCGCGACCCAGGCGCAGGGCGACTACCTGCTGTTCCTGGATGCCGACAGCGCCGTGGTCCAGGGCCGCTGGTTGCACGAGCTGATGAACCACGCGCAGCGCCCGGAGGTCGGCATCGTCGGCGCCAAGGGCGTGTCCGCGGACGCCACCATCAGCCACGCCGGGCTGCTGCCGGGGCTGCTGCCCGGCGCCGGCCATGCCTTCGCCGGCGAGCCGATGGCGCAGGCCGGCTACCTGGGGCGGCTGCAGGTGGCGCACCGCTACAGCGCGGTGTCCGAGCGCTGCATGCTGGTGCGGCGCGAACTGTTCCAACGCCTGTCCGGGTTCGACGCGGCCGGCTTCGCCGACGGCGGCGCCGACGTGGACCTGTGCCTGCGCGCGGCGGCGCTGGGCGAATGGACGGTCTGGACGCCCGAGGCGCTGCTGCTGCAACCGCCGGCGCCGCCACGGCCGGAAAGCGCCGACGACGCCCTGCTGCAGCGCTGGCTGCCGGCGCTGGCGCACGACCCGGCGTACTCGCCGAGCCTGGGCCTGGAGCAGGCGGGCGGCTTCAAGCTGGGCGAATCGGAGTTCTCCTGGCAGCCGCTGTCGTGGAAGCCGTTGCCGCGGATCCTGGCGCACCCGGGCGACGCCTTCGGCAGCGGCCACTACCGGGTGATCCAGCCGTTCCAGGCGCTGGCCGAGGCCGGCCGGATCGACGGCGTCTACTACGCGCGGCTGCTCGATCCGGTGGAGATGGCGCGCGTCGCTCCCGATGCGGTGGTCGTGCAGCGCCGGGTCGGCGACGCGGAACTGGCGAAGATGGAACGCATGGGCCGCTTCTCCAGCGCGTTCAAGGTCTACGAACTGGACGACTACCTGCCCAACCTGCCGCTGAAGAGCGTGCACCGCGAGCAGATGCCCAAGGACGTGCTGCGCTCGCTGCGCCGCGCCGCCACGCTGGTGGACCGGGTGGTGGTGTCCACCCCGGCCCTGGCCGATGCCCTCGCCGGCCTGCATGCGGACATCCGCGTGGTCCTCAACCGGCTGGATCCGCGCATGTGGGGCGAGCTGCCCTTGACGGCCAGAACTGCCACCGGCGGCAAGCCGCGGGTCGGCTGGGCCGGCGGCGCCAGCCACACCGGCGACCTGGAACTGATCGCCGACGTGGTGCAGGCGCTGGCCGGCGAGGTGCACTGGGTGTTCATGGGCATGTGCCCGGAGCGGCTGCGCCCGCACGTGGCCGAGGTGCACCCGGGCGTGGACTTCGAACGCTACCCGCAGGCCCTGGCCGCGCTGCGCCTGGACCTGGCGCTGGCGCCGCTGGAAGACAACCTGTTCAACCGCTGCAAGAGCAACCTGCGCCTGCTCGAATACGGCGCCTGCGGCTACCCGGTGGTGGCCAGCGACCTGGCGCCGTACCAGGGCGCGCTGCCGGCGACCCTGGTCAAGAACCGCTTCCGCGACTGGGTCAACGCGATCCGCATGCACCTGGCCGATGCCCAGGCGCGTGCCGCGGCTGGCGCGGCGCTGCACGCGGCGGTGCGCCGCGACTGGATGCTGGACGGCGCCAACCTGCAGGCCTGGCGCGCGGCCTGGCTGCCGGACTGA
- the fliE gene encoding flagellar hook-basal body complex protein FliE, translating into MSDSISSILSQIRSYQSQVGQAAPAQVADAGRSNAIEGLTGTQGTQGPSFSETLRSAISGVNETQQKAGDLAKAFEMGDPNAGLAKVMMAAQQSQVAFRATVEVRNRLVQAYQDVMNMPL; encoded by the coding sequence ATGAGCGACTCCATCAGTTCCATCCTCTCGCAGATCCGCAGCTACCAGAGCCAGGTCGGCCAGGCCGCGCCTGCGCAGGTGGCCGATGCCGGGCGCAGCAATGCGATCGAGGGCCTGACCGGGACCCAGGGCACGCAGGGCCCGAGCTTCAGCGAAACCCTGCGCAGCGCGATCAGCGGCGTCAACGAGACCCAGCAGAAGGCCGGCGATCTGGCCAAGGCCTTCGAAATGGGCGACCCCAACGCCGGCCTGGCCAAGGTGATGATGGCCGCGCAACAGTCCCAGGTGGCGTTCCGCGCCACCGTGGAAGTCCGCAACCGACTCGTCCAGGCGTACCAGGACGTGATGAACATGCCGCTGTAA
- a CDS encoding class I SAM-dependent methyltransferase, translating to MTLKIVLLPDLIRETRAFPDAFFDLIREPIRQGCGVDIGAPPGVATSGGLGHGFDVTRFRQLALEGGGNWPTRYHQITVQARDYLLQHLHGSDLVLSFEMPPWLADLCTQQRIAFLDIRISPLRFGRDLYIALRGADPALSRRIAEHVVLAEELRMEAAVLSANVRMHQRRMREQRGYAFPELDGAMLFVGQVPYDASLLTTDGRSLRCEDFAEQLKQLCASRRLLYKPHPFAGEFAQQERTALERITGKAASVCLQNAYQVLSTQDDLELVGISSGLLQEAVWFDKKAHTLFEPFVALAPADATSTQDYQQIHFKSFLSPGFWHQILAPERAPPRLSELPALMHHHARETLDHWWDYSKVLTWERSFPYESFTRSGGGLVQQRVEQIEQALEGGAIGNQTSFRKGAQQEVELHKKLSIALYSRLASTYPSIDQALLENSAPAEYIDKVLDAAYYQSLHENNALFQRNNWLMPYASLLAERRFAHVREVGCGNGAFVAEIAKSVPRVIGLDWARSPDFPQGHNIEFCQQDLTSSSLEHVDLNCSADVLEHIQTRELPTLIRSLHDTARFNFHVIACYDDGHSHVSIFPPDVWLYLFRQQSPDYRILDLSIRHGNVSHVVCAITNL from the coding sequence ATGACATTGAAAATTGTCCTGCTGCCAGATCTGATCAGGGAAACGCGCGCGTTCCCCGACGCATTCTTTGATCTAATCCGGGAGCCGATCCGCCAGGGCTGCGGCGTCGATATCGGCGCCCCCCCTGGCGTTGCGACGTCGGGCGGGCTGGGGCATGGGTTCGACGTCACCCGGTTCCGGCAGCTGGCACTGGAAGGCGGCGGCAACTGGCCCACGCGCTATCACCAGATCACCGTGCAGGCGCGCGACTACTTGTTGCAACACTTGCACGGCAGCGACCTGGTGCTTTCCTTCGAAATGCCGCCGTGGCTGGCCGACCTGTGCACGCAACAGCGGATCGCCTTCCTCGATATCCGCATCTCCCCGCTGCGCTTCGGGCGCGATCTGTACATCGCGCTGCGTGGCGCCGATCCGGCTCTGTCCCGACGTATCGCCGAGCATGTGGTGCTAGCAGAGGAGCTGCGCATGGAGGCCGCCGTGCTGTCCGCCAACGTGCGTATGCATCAGCGCAGGATGCGGGAACAACGCGGCTATGCCTTCCCCGAACTGGACGGGGCCATGCTGTTCGTCGGCCAGGTCCCTTACGACGCGTCGCTACTCACCACGGACGGCCGCTCGCTGCGTTGCGAGGATTTTGCCGAGCAGCTGAAACAGCTGTGCGCATCGCGGCGCTTGCTATACAAGCCGCACCCCTTCGCGGGTGAATTCGCCCAGCAAGAACGTACCGCGCTTGAGCGTATCACCGGCAAGGCCGCGAGCGTTTGCCTGCAGAATGCCTACCAGGTGCTGAGCACGCAGGACGATCTCGAACTGGTCGGCATCTCGTCCGGACTGCTCCAGGAAGCGGTTTGGTTCGACAAGAAGGCACATACCTTGTTCGAGCCGTTCGTGGCGCTTGCGCCAGCCGACGCAACCAGTACGCAGGACTACCAACAGATCCACTTCAAGTCGTTCTTGTCGCCTGGTTTTTGGCACCAAATCCTGGCCCCCGAGCGCGCGCCGCCGCGATTGAGCGAGCTGCCGGCGCTGATGCACCATCACGCGCGCGAAACCTTGGACCATTGGTGGGATTACTCCAAGGTCCTGACCTGGGAGCGTAGCTTTCCCTACGAGTCGTTCACTCGATCGGGCGGCGGACTGGTCCAACAGCGCGTCGAGCAGATCGAACAGGCGCTGGAAGGCGGCGCGATCGGCAATCAAACAAGCTTCAGGAAAGGCGCACAGCAGGAAGTAGAACTGCACAAGAAGCTGTCGATCGCACTCTATTCGCGCCTCGCCTCGACGTATCCATCCATCGACCAGGCGTTGCTCGAGAACAGTGCTCCCGCCGAATACATCGACAAAGTCCTGGATGCGGCGTATTACCAGAGCCTGCACGAGAACAACGCGCTGTTCCAGCGCAACAACTGGCTGATGCCGTATGCGAGCCTGCTCGCCGAACGCCGCTTCGCGCACGTGCGTGAGGTTGGTTGTGGTAACGGAGCCTTCGTTGCGGAGATCGCCAAGTCGGTGCCCCGCGTCATCGGCTTGGACTGGGCCAGGTCGCCGGATTTTCCGCAAGGTCACAACATCGAGTTCTGCCAACAGGATCTCACCAGTTCCTCCTTGGAACACGTCGACCTGAATTGCTCGGCAGACGTGCTGGAGCATATCCAGACTCGCGAGCTACCCACGTTGATACGTTCGTTGCACGACACCGCCCGTTTCAACTTCCACGTGATCGCGTGCTACGACGATGGTCACAGCCATGTCTCGATATTTCCGCCTGACGTGTGGCTCTACCTCTTCAGGCAACAATCGCCCGACTACCGGATCCTGGATCTTTCGATCCGGCACGGAAACGTCAGCCATGTCGTCTGTGCGATCACCAACCTATGA